A genomic stretch from Phaeodactylum tricornutum CCAP 1055/1 chromosome 22, whole genome shotgun sequence includes:
- a CDS encoding predicted protein has product MNCQKLKGVTELRKGCSSESSLKAASRHFDLFLEEVILSGTIGGKEKQQLFPIRSVNNSTDSNNIDNSKRLDGDAQTQYSFKTIAVEKINDKLLNLFAGYLTRAEKLRGNKNETQDNFSDGNGISYNTAERYLSSIKNEILRRCLDLGLKRSFDDAQQTRIRQSMTRRFVERAVRNKTPLARSHVTAARNDFLVIALLCIWDGSFPMADMLFYLLTLRYLAGRGQEVAMISRSRVSLGEPSEWADSGDKTFVVRLWRSKVSHEQDLSIVPHQSEMLLDWVFAFAYSAVMNTNPNDSLFPTFAEKVELRNLSAGNINDEEIGNETTQDSTLKAKVDSSKKVTKYFQALLERLIKTSEELVGPNEMARAAGLYQDDEDFSEEFDGSSCVGTTSVNNEPGIFNLTGEEETVGLDPPANAAYYYSGLLHKHGISAGLSTHSAKRSAVEMANESALLLTTWVCFRAGWLMKAVHTIFDYLSFNPKNDRQVSRVFSEWNTPSFRGEILGGRPPRLHPIRLQGFKEAEKVRCFVAALFVNYEDKGIDSNIFCTIDDRKNRLRELRNLYDLLTATILRYLPKFVKVLQEHPNPSHPFRQGQRTCIEKHPFLLRILKASQTAGILWDELKAWSTLVQKDFLERNFESASWSEMLEVVGEEQFSADPRTLGGYMETTNRTMNTIQLGQSRMLETTSIHDARLKELTTTVSIQGQAIEECRQALAEIKTLLKEALGKPDILIPAINQGQEQLPINPSAAERMLEIDQQVLPVYSLPEKLKDMDLTDLFQQWHFQQWHLQMYSGGTKQRGISSQIRFGMEYFSLFLPAQVPPLPTGTVNPMELLAEPWRRQIRFLANKAFEAMADFFETKGLKVPKSLTPFKKAMFLIDASEWPKGPQDPSPFPILSKKGKKEELRNYDCLQKSQEKEKLKVQNRLQKRGSATKQTLPVVVDTT; this is encoded by the coding sequence ATGAATTGTCAAAAACTCAAGGGTGTCACCGAACTTCGCAAGGGATGCTCTTCGGAGTCATCGCTCAAGGCGGCATCTCGGCACTTCGATCTCTTCCTTGAAGAGGTAATTTTGTCCGGCACCATTGGCGGAAAAGAGAAGCAGCAGCTCTTTCCAATAAGAAGCGTCAATAACAGCACAGATAGCAACAACATTGATAACAGCAAAAGATTGGATGGTGATGCGCAGACGCAGTACTCGTTCAAAACCATCGCCGTGGAAAAGATCAACGACAAACTGCTGAATCTCTTTGCTGGATATTTGACAAGGGCCGAAAAACTCCGTGGGAATAAGAACGAAACGCAGGACAATTTCTCGGATGGCAACGGAATTTCGTACAACACGGCAGAACGATACCTGAGCTCCATTAAGAAcgagattcttcgtcgttgccttgaTTTGGGGCTAAAGAGATCTTTCGACGATGCGCAACAAACGCGAATTCGCCAGTCCATGACAAGacgttttgttgaaagagcCGTCCGGAACAAGACGCCTCTGGCCAGATCTCATGTCACAGCTGCTCGGAACGACTTTCTTGTAATTGCGTTGTTATGTATCTGGGACGgttcttttccgatggcgGATATGTTATTTTATCTTTTGACGCTCCGATACTTAGCCGGCCGGGGCCAGGAAGTGGCCATGATATCACGGTCTAGAGTTTCTCTTGGAGAGCCATCAGAATGGGCCGATAGTGGTGACAAGACCTTTGTTGTGAGGCTGTGGAGGTCGAAAGTCAGCCACGAGCAGGATCTTTCTATTGTTCCTCACCAAAGTGAAATGTTGCTTGATTGGGTGTTTGCATTTGCCTATAGTGCTGTGATGAATACCAACCCAAACGACTCGTTGTTCCCGACCTTTGCCGAAAAAGTGGAGTTGCGCAATTTATCAGCTGGAAACATCAATGATGAAGAAATTGGAAATGAGACTACCCAAGATAGtactttgaaagcaaaggtaGATTCCAGCAAAAAAGTCACCAAGTACTTTCAAGCACTTTTGGAGCGACTAATTAAGACAAGCGAGGAGCTTGTAGGTCCGAACGAAATGGCTAGAGCTGCCGGTTTGTATCAGGATGATGAAGATTTTAGCGAGGAATTTGATGGCAGCAGCTGCGTCGGTACAACTAGTGTCAACAATGAGCCAGGAATATTCAATctgacaggagaagaagaaacggttGGATTGGATCCCCCAGCCAATGCTGCCTATTACTATAGCGGTTTGCTTCATAAACACGGCATTTCAGCCGGACTCTCAACACATTCGGCTAAGCGCTCTGCAGTCGAAATGGCAAATGAAAGTGCTCTATTGCTCACAACATGGGTATGCTTCCGGGCAGGATGGCTGATGAAAGCAGTGCATACTATTTTTGATTACCTATCATTTAATCCGAAAAATGATCGACAAGTTTCGAGGGTGTTCAGCGAATGGAATACGCCATCTTTTCGTGGTGAGATACTAGGTGGGCGTCCTCCAAGACTCCATCCCATTCGACTTCAGGGATTTAAAGAAGCAGAGAAGgttcgttgttttgttgctgcactATTTGTGAACTACGAAGACAAAGGCATAGACTCCAATATATTTTGCACCATTGACGATCGGAAAAATCGACTTCGTGAGTTACGAAATCTGTATGATCTCTTGACGGCAACTATTCTCCGTTATCTGCCCAAGTTTGTCAAAGTCCTTCAAGAACATCCAAATCCGTCTCACCCATTCCGACAAGGTCAACGCACTTGTATCGAAAAGCACCCGTTTCTGTTACGAATCCTTAAGGCAAGTCAAACAGCAGGCATCTTGTGGGATGAGTTGAAAGCATGGAGTACTTTGGTTCAGAAAGACTTTCTCGAGAGAAATTTTGAGTCAGCAAGCTGGTCTGAGATGCTAGAGGTTGTCGGGGAGGAGCAATTTTCTGCGGATCCTAGGACACTGGGAGGCTACATGGAAACAACGAATCGGACTATGAATACTATTCAACTGGGACAGAGCAGGATGCTGGAGACTACAAGCATTCATGATGCCCGACTTAAGGAGCTAACTACCACTGTCAGCATACAAGGGCAAGCAATTGAGGAATGCAGGCAAGCGCTTGCAGAGATAAAGACATTGCTAAAAGAGGCTCTGGGGAAACCAGATATCCTTATCCCTGCCATCAATCAGGGTCAGGAACAACTACCCATCAATCCTTCTGCAGCAGAAAGAATGCTAGAAATAGACCAGCAGGTACTCCCAGTGTATTCTCTTCCCGAGAAGCTCAAGGATATGGACCTCACGGATTTATTTCAGCAATGGCATTTTCAACAGTGGCATTTGCAGATGTATAGCGGTGGAACCAAACAGAGGGGCATTTCGAGTCAAATTCGCTTTGGAATGGAGTACTTTTCTCTGTTCCTTCCGGCACAGGTACCTCCGTTGCCTACAGGtacagtcaatccaatggaATTACTTGCGGAaccgtggcggcggcagaTCCGTTTCCTTGCTAACAAAGCCTTTGAAGCAATGGCTGACTTCTTTGAGACCAAGGGTTTGAAGGTACCAAAGTCTTTGACGCCGTTCAAGAAAGCAATGTTTCTAATTGATGCCAGCGAGTGGCCAAAAGGGCCACAGGATCCGTCACCATTCCCCATTCTTAGTAAAAAAGGCAAGAAGGAGGAACTTCGCAACTACGATTGTCTGCAAAAGTCacaggaaaaagaaaagttaAAGGTCCAGAACCGCCTTCAGAAGAGGGGCTCCGCGACCAAACAAACACTTCcagttgttgttgacactaCTTAA
- a CDS encoding predicted protein: MVYLQGPSEQAAIVWDPSLIHQRSETAVYWDDDMLQPWVKRHASQPSLKFLSYHACQEIHCCIVNIVRRTLEDLLQKVGDDCAMERSQSEIHPLSVPVAVAIPEGILLPIAIEAVCCLNEPFFIGNRSCSVVLVPLEPTEGRERLRDMIWDCRPALILTTSVCDTDRLNNIVSTDCRPNASVADEGTATLSHPALYRAKSIQFLNLQQHILDSVGDGNEKAHAASTDLPSERVTESLDRISHIVYTSGSTGAPKGCVSSIRALRSYLSSKNTVHNVLTASTVLLASTISFDPCFSDILATFQIGATLAIAPRRTLRESLTHVLHSLQISHVLCTPTLWSTLALTGTRPADLPSLRMIALGGEPIPLAIVQAWARALPDDPVHCRLLATYGVTEACVYQSAGEVFRLDCGQSKGQDVGLLLPGMRVSICDESIQESLTEVLPADIAVGEVVLSGSQLDSVCSYLNRPALSISKYLKSERHWHYRTGDRGYIDSKTLRLHITGRINGEDGMVKINGIRIELGEIENALVGSTAALATVLDAMVVPHVHCITATDLVAYVVLGGDCRQEMGVKGTISSDGVLLPPCPLMVLLRHRCKLKARMIPAFFIIIPRTPLSPTGKRHRAGLPPLEAAVPFFSILRQGVDAISQYLSQALLTTDASFAMLGGDSLAATRVVRALYAAHHCVHNSRHLGGEYGVMEGPFDAVYLIGADNLGSYVDWLDQNKVCQSPNVVTKPSCDDPVRDAMPTSSNISPPTVLEQEESQLYDALFQSVTQGQVAIAMALLSVGADPNQGGHDGRLGKISSRNDQKIIFRSSPLHLACVKGIPLLVEALLAEGARMNSPDASGLFPLHLAAAGEARRELEGEGQAADDCRRLECVKLLIAAGTPLSMKDGSKQTAIHCAARGGHVATLSYVLKEWHRLYGTDPEKCHGVNWRDRWLRTPVHWAVLNGHVDALVVLLQHGCDSNPPQPKMNKRSSAAIESPLQTCERLYGSTPLGERIRELLLAGKRGILRR; this comes from the exons ATGGTTTATCTACAGGGTCCGTCGGAGCAAGCGGCAATCGTTTGGGATCCTTCCCTGATCCACCAACGTTCCGAGACCGCTGTATACTGGGATGATGACATGCTTCAACCCTGGGTAAAGCGCCACGCATCCCAGCCGTCACTGAAATTTCTGTCGTATCATGCCTGTCAGGAAATCCATTGTTGTATAGTGAACATTGTTCGTCGGACGCTTGAGGATTTACTACAGAAAGTAGGAGACGATTGTGCTATGGAAAGAAGCCAAAGCGAAATACATCCATTGTCGGTTCCGGTCGCCGTAGCGATTCCGGAAGGGATTCTACTGCCAATAGCGATCGAAGCCGTCTGCTGCTTGAACGAGCCTTTTTTTATTGGAAACCGTTCGTGCTCTGTCGTTTTGGTTCCTTTGGAACCAACCGAAGGCCGCGAGCGACTCCGGGACATGATTTGGGATTGTCGCCCCGCCTTAATTCTCACAACGTCCGTCTGCGACACCGATCGTCTCAATAACATAGTGTCGACGGATTGCCGACCCAATGCATCCGTGGCGGATGAGGGTACAGCTACATTGTCGCACCCCGCTCTTTACCGCGCCAAATCGATTCAGTTTCTCAATTTGCAACAACATATATTGGACTCGGTCGGTGACGGCAACGAGAAAGCACACGCCGCTTCTACAGATCTTCCGTCCGAAAGAGTCACGGAATCTCTGGATCGTATTTCCCATATTGTTTATACCAGTGGAAGTACTGGGGCTCCCAAAGGCTGTGTTTCGTCAATTCGGGCTTTGCGTTCCTACCTTTCTTCAAAAAATACCGTACACAACGTGCTTACCGCGTCAACAGTCTTATTGGCCAGCACCATTTCATTCGATCCCTGCTTTTCCGACATTTTGGCCACTTTTCAGATTGGTGCAACCCTAGCGATTGCGCCAAGACGCACGTTACGGGAATCGCTCACGCACGTATTGCACTCGCTCCAAATTTCTCACGTCTTGTGTACACCAACCTTGTGGAGTACCCTGGCCTTGACAGGGACCCGGCCAGCTGATCTTCCCAGCCTCCGCATGATTGCCCTGGGTGGCGAACCTATTCCACTAGCCATTGTTCAGGCCTGGGCTCGTGCTTTGCCGGATGATCCCGTACACTGTCGTTTACTGGCCACGTATGGAGTGACGGAAGCTTGTGTATACCAATCAGCCGGAGAAGTATTCCGGTTGGACTGTGGACAGTCAAAGGGGCAAGATGTTGGTTTATTGCTCCCGGGAATGCGCGTTTCTATTTGTGACGAATCGATTCAGGAAAGCTTGACCGAGGTTTTGCCGGCAGACATTGCCGTTGGCGAGGTAGTTTTGTCCGGTAGCCAGCTTGACAGCGTTTGCTCGTATTTGAACCGTCCCGCACTCTCGATCTCAAAATATCTGAAGTCAGAACGTCATTGGCATTACCGTACAGGTGATCGTGGATACATTGACAGCAAAACCTTACGGTTACACATCACAGGGAGAATTAATGGTGAAGACGGCATGGTAAAGATCAATGGTATTCGAATCGAATTGGGTGAAATAGAAAACGCGTTGGTCGGCTCAACTGCAGCCCTCGCTACAGTTTTGGACGCCATGGTAGTTCCTCATGTACACTGCATAACAGCCACGGATCTCGTTGCCTACGTTGTCTTGGGAGGAGACTGTCGACAGGAAATGGGTGTAAAGGGCACGATATCTTCGGATGGAGTACTACTCCCTCCATGCCCATTGATGGTTTTGTTACGACATCGTTGCAAACTGAAAGCAAGAATGATTCCGGCATTTTTTATTATAATTCCAAGAACACCGCTGTCGCCGACCGGAAAACGACATCGTGCTGGATTGCCGCCTCTTGAGGCTGCTGTGCCGTTCTTTTCCATACTGAGACAGGGAGTAGATGCTATCTCCCAGTACCTCTCG CAAGCCTTGCTCACGACGGACGCATCGTTTGCCATGCTCGGAGGAGACTCGCTAGCTGCCACTCGCGTTGTTCGTGCGCTGTATGCCGCACATCACTGCGTCCACAACAGTCGCCATCTGGGAGGAGAGTATGGCGTAATGGAGGGACCTTTTGATGCAGTTTACTTGATTGGCGCGGACAATCTGGGAAGCTACGTAGACTGGCTAGATCAAAACAAGGTGTGTCAATCTCCGAACGTGGTCACAAAGCCGAGCTGTGACGATCCCGTCCGGGATGCGATGCCTACTTCATCCAACATTTCCCCACCAACAGTCCTAGAACAGGAAGAATCGCAACTCTACGACGCCTTGTTTCAATCCGTTACTCAAGGACAAGTAGCCATTGCAATGGCGTTGCTTTCGGTTGGCGCCGACCCAAATCAAGGAGGACACGATGGACGGCTGGGTAAAATTTCGAGTCGCAACGATCAGAAAATAATCTTTCGCTCGAGTCCGTTACATCTTGCTTGTGTTAAGGGTATACCGCTTTTGGTGGAAGCGTTGCTCGCTGAAGGCGCTAGAATGAATTCACCGGACGCTTCCGGCTTATTTCCGTTACATTTGGCGGCTGCTGGCGAAGCCAGACGCGAGCTAGAAGGTGAAGGTCAGGCGGCGGatgattgtcgtcgtctggAATGTGTCAAACTATTAATTGCCGCGGGGACACCACTGTCCATGAAAGACGGCAGCAAGCAAACGGCTATACATTGCGCGGCTCGAGGGGGTCATGTTGCCACATTGAGTTATGTGCTGAAAGAATGGCACCGTCTTTACGGGACGGATCCCGAAAAGTGCCACGGGGTGAACTGGCGAGATCGATGGCTGCGAACTCCGGTGCACTGGGCAGTCTTGAACGGCCACGTAGATGCCTTGGTTGTGCTTCTGCAGCACGGATGCGATTCCAATCCTCCCCAACCCAAAATGAACAAACGGTCCAGTGCGGCCATTGAAAGCCCCCTACAGACGTGTGAGAGGTTGTACGGATCGACGCCCTTGGGCGAACGTATCAGAGAGCTGCTACTCGCTGGTAAACGAGGAATTTTGCGGAGGTGA